The following proteins are co-located in the Planococcus plakortidis genome:
- a CDS encoding M4 family metallopeptidase, translating into MNKKKLLTLSLAASLALSATAVSADTLSEQAAEKVHVNKDTKTPDFISGKLTAPSDQAAKDIVFTYLEDHQDTYKLGKKELSSFKVISQEEDELGFTKVKLQQKFKGVPIFGSVINAHVDQNGVLTSISGNLTPELYDKQSLKKGATLKAGTAVEKAAADLEEKIGSTPELEAEVSPELVIYSKDGQAHYAYSAEFEFLYPEPGNYQYFVDAKTGDILDSYNQIHEAKPSGGGASLTGEDSTATGKGVLGDTKSFNTLVNSNGSYLVDRTRGNGIFTYDAKNRTRIPGTLWLDSDNVYNAAYDGAAVDAHAYAGQTYDYFQDVHSRNSYDGNGAELISTVHYGRSYNNAFWSGSQMVYGDGDGNTFVPLSGALDVIAHELTHAVTDTTADLIYQNESGAINESMSDIFGTLVEHHFNNTPDWQVGEDIYTPNVAGDALRSMEDPTLSGDPDHYSKRYTGTGDNGGVHINSGISNKAAFLLANGGTHYGVTVAGIGNDKAGDIYYRTLTQYLTPSSNYSHFRVSTIQAATDLYGASSAEVASVKAAFSAVGVN; encoded by the coding sequence CGATACTTTATCGGAACAGGCAGCGGAGAAAGTCCATGTCAACAAAGATACCAAGACGCCTGATTTCATTTCCGGGAAACTGACGGCCCCATCCGATCAAGCGGCCAAAGATATCGTCTTTACATATTTGGAAGACCATCAAGATACGTATAAACTCGGCAAAAAAGAACTTTCTAGCTTCAAGGTCATCAGCCAGGAAGAAGATGAACTTGGCTTCACCAAAGTGAAGCTCCAGCAGAAATTCAAGGGCGTTCCGATTTTCGGTTCCGTGATCAATGCCCATGTCGATCAAAATGGCGTGCTCACGTCGATTTCGGGCAATCTGACGCCCGAATTATACGATAAGCAGTCCTTGAAAAAAGGCGCTACTTTGAAAGCCGGGACAGCTGTCGAAAAAGCTGCAGCCGACCTGGAAGAGAAAATCGGCAGCACACCGGAGCTTGAAGCTGAAGTGTCACCGGAATTGGTCATCTATTCCAAAGACGGCCAGGCGCATTACGCCTACAGCGCCGAATTCGAGTTCCTCTACCCGGAACCGGGGAATTACCAATATTTCGTGGACGCCAAAACGGGTGACATCCTCGATTCCTATAACCAGATCCACGAAGCGAAACCTTCCGGCGGCGGCGCTAGCTTAACGGGTGAAGACTCGACAGCAACTGGTAAAGGCGTCTTGGGCGATACGAAATCATTCAATACCTTAGTCAACAGCAACGGCTCTTACCTGGTCGACCGGACGCGCGGTAACGGCATTTTCACCTACGATGCGAAAAACCGCACCCGGATTCCTGGAACTCTGTGGCTCGATAGCGACAATGTCTATAACGCCGCTTATGACGGGGCGGCAGTCGATGCCCATGCTTACGCCGGGCAGACCTATGATTATTTCCAGGACGTCCATAGCCGTAACAGCTACGATGGCAACGGGGCTGAACTGATCTCGACTGTCCATTACGGCCGCAGCTACAATAACGCATTTTGGAGCGGTTCCCAGATGGTCTACGGTGACGGTGACGGCAATACCTTCGTGCCGCTGTCCGGCGCACTGGATGTCATCGCGCACGAATTGACGCATGCCGTGACCGATACGACGGCGGACTTGATCTACCAGAACGAATCAGGCGCAATCAACGAATCCATGTCCGATATCTTCGGGACGCTAGTCGAGCACCATTTCAATAACACGCCGGACTGGCAAGTAGGAGAAGACATCTATACGCCGAATGTCGCGGGTGATGCACTGCGTTCCATGGAAGACCCGACTTTGAGCGGAGACCCGGACCATTACTCGAAACGCTACACCGGCACAGGGGATAATGGCGGTGTCCATATCAACTCGGGCATCAGCAATAAAGCGGCATTCTTGCTTGCGAACGGCGGCACGCATTACGGCGTGACGGTCGCTGGCATCGGCAACGACAAAGCGGGCGATATCTACTACCGCACGCTCACGCAGTACTTGACGCCAAGCTCCAATTACAGCCATTTCCGCGTTTCCACCATCCAGGCAGCAACGGATCTCTACGGGGCATCAAGTGCTGAAGTCGCAAGTGTCAAAGCGGCGTTCTCGGCTGTCGGGGTCAATTAA
- the nhaC gene encoding Na+/H+ antiporter NhaC, protein MRNQPKIEIPFAMALIPFIVMIGIMAITIIKFGGSPHVPLLIGAAIAALIGWRYGYKWDIIEEGAYKGIRMALPAIVIIILVGLIIGAWIGGGIVATMIYYGLKIITPSLFLVTICIICAIVTLAIGSSWSTMGTIGVAGMGIGVSMGIPAAMVAGAVISGAYFGDKMSPLSDTTNLAAGITETPLFTHIKHMVYTTIPGLVIALVVYFILGRQFAGTAVDIGNINSILSALESNFVISPWLLLVPLAVIVLVAKKVPALPALTIGVLLGWLCYVFVQGGSVADAVNTLHDGFVISSGNEMVDNLFNRGGIESMMYTVSLTIVAMIFGGIMEQVGMLQAIVNQILKVAKSAGSLIAATIVSAFFTNATASEQYISILLPGRMYAKAYRDKKLHSKNLSRALEDGGTVTSPLIPWNTCGVFIVATLGVSTFAYAPYAVLNYTLPIISIFMASVGLKVEFLTEEELQALEEKEARQSEKTGDTSDSVLT, encoded by the coding sequence ATGAGAAATCAACCAAAAATAGAAATCCCATTTGCTATGGCATTAATTCCCTTCATCGTGATGATCGGCATTATGGCCATCACGATCATCAAATTCGGCGGGAGCCCGCACGTCCCGTTATTGATCGGCGCAGCCATTGCTGCCTTGATCGGCTGGCGCTACGGATACAAATGGGACATCATTGAAGAAGGCGCCTATAAAGGCATACGTATGGCGCTTCCAGCGATTGTCATCATCATACTCGTCGGCCTGATCATCGGCGCTTGGATCGGCGGGGGCATCGTTGCGACGATGATTTACTACGGATTGAAAATCATCACCCCGTCCTTATTCCTCGTGACCATCTGCATCATTTGCGCCATCGTCACTTTGGCCATCGGCAGTTCGTGGTCGACGATGGGAACGATCGGCGTCGCGGGAATGGGCATCGGCGTGAGCATGGGGATCCCTGCCGCCATGGTAGCGGGTGCGGTCATTTCGGGCGCTTATTTCGGGGACAAGATGTCTCCGCTATCTGACACGACCAACTTGGCCGCCGGCATTACGGAGACGCCTCTTTTCACACATATTAAGCATATGGTGTATACGACGATTCCCGGACTCGTTATTGCATTGGTTGTTTACTTTATTCTCGGCAGGCAGTTTGCCGGCACAGCGGTCGATATCGGTAATATCAACAGCATCCTTTCCGCGTTGGAAAGCAATTTCGTGATCTCTCCATGGCTATTGCTCGTGCCGCTTGCGGTCATCGTCTTGGTAGCGAAGAAAGTCCCCGCGCTTCCTGCATTGACGATCGGTGTTTTGCTCGGCTGGCTATGCTATGTCTTCGTCCAGGGCGGCAGTGTAGCCGATGCCGTCAACACGCTCCATGATGGGTTCGTGATTTCGAGCGGCAATGAAATGGTCGACAATCTATTCAACCGCGGCGGCATCGAGTCGATGATGTACACGGTGTCCTTGACGATTGTCGCGATGATCTTCGGCGGCATCATGGAACAAGTCGGGATGCTCCAAGCGATCGTCAACCAGATCCTGAAAGTGGCAAAATCAGCGGGCAGCCTGATCGCGGCGACGATCGTCTCCGCCTTTTTCACGAACGCGACCGCTTCTGAACAATACATATCGATTCTTCTCCCAGGAAGAATGTACGCCAAAGCGTACCGGGACAAAAAACTGCATTCGAAGAATCTCTCGCGGGCATTGGAAGACGGCGGCACCGTCACGTCTCCCTTGATTCCCTGGAATACATGCGGCGTATTTATCGTGGCGACTCTTGGCGTCAGCACATTCGCTTATGCGCCATACGCCGTCCTGAACTACACCTTGCCGATCATCTCCATCTTCATGGCATCTGTCGGGTTGAAAGTCGAATTCCTGACAGAGGAAGAATTACAAGCCTTGGAAGAAAAAGAAGCGCGGCAATCCGAGAAAACAGGCGACACTTCAGATTCTGTATTGACGTGA
- a CDS encoding GNAT family N-acetyltransferase → MADIRMHRGYDEEEAGFIRYNLVRYNKSKVAYTEEEKMSFVLKDEQGDILGGLVGHTDWECFFVDLLWVGDSLRGMGKGQELLETAEAYAREQQCRLMRLETFSFQAPDFYQKLGFKVFGQLEDFPKGFTHYYMYKEL, encoded by the coding sequence ATGGCGGACATCCGCATGCATAGAGGATACGATGAAGAGGAAGCGGGATTTATCCGATACAATTTGGTCAGGTACAACAAATCGAAAGTCGCGTATACCGAAGAAGAGAAAATGAGTTTTGTGTTGAAGGATGAACAAGGTGATATCCTTGGCGGGCTCGTCGGCCATACGGACTGGGAATGTTTTTTCGTGGATCTCCTGTGGGTAGGAGATTCCTTGCGCGGCATGGGAAAAGGCCAGGAATTACTGGAGACGGCTGAAGCCTATGCGCGCGAACAACAATGCCGGTTGATGAGGCTCGAGACTTTCAGCTTCCAAGCGCCGGATTTCTATCAGAAATTAGGATTCAAGGTTTTTGGGCAATTGGAAGATTTCCCGAAAGGCTTCACGCATTACTATATGTACAAAGAGCTTTGA
- a CDS encoding CueP family metal-binding protein: MRVPFMILMVALLGFLAGCTEGTALNETEVKELVVDLSGSDEVSAASIDDRELKVEDEGKTTVYPLPEDEFFVSIAPYETYTHPCEIHSLTGCQGELAEKELKVTVTDEQGEVYVDQLMTTPANGFIDLWLPREQTYTVEIEADGKSGELQFSTFSGDPTCLTSMALS; encoded by the coding sequence ATGAGAGTTCCATTCATGATATTGATGGTGGCTTTATTGGGCTTCTTAGCCGGATGTACAGAGGGCACTGCATTGAATGAAACAGAAGTAAAAGAGTTGGTAGTTGATTTGAGCGGAAGTGATGAAGTCAGTGCAGCTTCGATTGACGATCGAGAACTGAAGGTGGAAGACGAGGGAAAAACAACGGTTTATCCATTGCCTGAAGATGAGTTCTTTGTCTCGATTGCCCCGTATGAAACGTATACGCATCCTTGCGAAATCCATAGCTTGACGGGATGCCAAGGAGAGCTGGCGGAAAAAGAACTGAAGGTCACCGTGACGGATGAACAAGGGGAAGTCTATGTAGACCAGTTGATGACAACGCCGGCAAATGGGTTCATCGATTTGTGGCTGCCGCGTGAGCAAACCTATACGGTTGAAATCGAAGCGGACGGTAAAAGCGGAGAACTTCAATTCTCCACATTCAGCGGCGATCCAACCTGTTTAACCAGCATGGCATTGAGCTAA
- a CDS encoding PepSY domain-containing protein encodes MKKLWMRAIVGTAIAGGIGGATVAAATAFNDSEAPEVSGEQALQEVFSKVEGTVQEVELGLEDRRYYEVEVESSVREYEFLIDAASGEFLAEEPGQENASDDEFHRPVDAMDYAEYSMVEEQVDTGRLTYHLATDNPGNRILFLLDENGEKQFKTIFLKDSRELEIIDLSNGEQVYRGDI; translated from the coding sequence ATGAAAAAACTATGGATGAGAGCTATAGTAGGGACAGCCATCGCAGGTGGAATCGGTGGAGCAACGGTTGCAGCAGCAACGGCATTCAATGACTCTGAGGCACCTGAAGTAAGTGGGGAGCAAGCTTTGCAGGAGGTGTTTTCCAAGGTCGAGGGCACAGTGCAGGAAGTGGAGTTGGGACTCGAAGACAGGCGTTATTATGAAGTGGAAGTGGAAAGTTCAGTGCGTGAATACGAGTTTCTGATCGATGCCGCTTCAGGGGAATTCTTGGCCGAGGAACCAGGTCAGGAAAATGCATCCGATGATGAATTTCACCGTCCAGTCGATGCCATGGACTATGCAGAATACTCGATGGTTGAAGAGCAAGTCGACACAGGCCGCTTAACATATCATTTAGCGACGGACAATCCAGGAAACCGCATTCTATTTTTACTGGATGAAAACGGCGAAAAGCAATTTAAAACGATTTTCCTGAAAGACAGCCGGGAGCTGGAGATTATCGATTTGTCGAACGGTGAACAGGTTTACCGCGGAGATATCTAA